AAATCATCACAATTTCTGTTCTGTTTTTGAACAAAAATTTACGTTTATATATAGAAAACGTTCCTCAACAATCTGGCCATTTAACAGAACACAAGCTATCATTTCATAACAGCTGCAGAAGATTTTCCATATTAAAAAGAGCAGCTACCGCTGCTCTTTTATATGATTTGTATTAGCAAATAAGGTAATTTGACTGCTAGTTAATCAAGATATAAATGGGAGTTGTTTTGTTATTCTATTTATGTTTAACAGTCAGTTTATTGAACCAGTTTGCACCTTCAAAATACATTTTTCCAAATCCTCCAGAAGTATGGGTCTCTAGCAGAGACACGATTGATTAATTGTGAAAAACATTGTGACACATGCTGATGTACATAAGAAAACTTTATATTTGAAAATTAGAAAGAAATAATATCCTAGAATGAGTTTTCAATTTTTGGTAAAATCATTGTTATAATACGCATCTATAAAACCATTAACATTATCAGAGTTAATTAGTAATCTTTTATAAATAAACAAGGGAGAAGGGAATTATTATTGATTCAATCGAAAAAGTCCTGCCGACTAAAAAGATCCTTTTGTTTTTTATCCCCTTAGGATTATCAGCGAGCTTAGTTACGTTTTCCCATATGATAATTAATGGAACTTTAACAAGAGGAGAGAATCCCGAGGTCATTATTGCTAGTTATGCCATAGCAATGAGCTTATTTGGCATAACAGAACGTCTTGGTGTTTTATTGCGTAATGCCTGTTCTGCTTTGGTGCGTGACAAGGTGTCGTTTAAGGTGATGACGATTGTTGGTGCTTATGTTCTAACGGCTTTAATGGTGGTTTCTGGAACAATTGCGTATACACCTATCGGCAATTGGGTTTTTACTACACTTTTTGGTGCTAATGAGAACATGATTGCACAAATAGTTGATGTTTATCAAATACTGATTATCGTAACCTTTTTTTCAGCAATTCGCTGTTTATTTCAGGGAGTTATTATTATAAATAGACAAACGAAGTGGTTGACAATTGGAATGGTCATACGGCTCATCGTGATGTATTTATTATCTTTAGTTTTTATTAATACCGGTCATATTAATGCCAAAACAGGAGCTTATATCTTTTTGGCAGGTATGATGATTGAAAGTATAATTAGTTTTACAGAAGGTAGAATTCTAGTGAAGAAGATGGTTGATGATGATAAGAAACATACCATTACAAAAAAATCTCAAATTTTCCGGTTTTATAATCCGTTAATTCTATCATCATTAATAATTGTTATGGTTGGTCCAGTTATTAATGTTTTTTTAGGAAAAACTAATGAAATTGAACTTGCGATTGCGTCTTATGCAATTGCCTTAAGTATTACACAATTATTCTTGAGCTTCTTCACTTATACTCATCAAATCGTCCTAACATTTTATAAAGATCATCCTCAAAAAGTTCAAAGATTCACATTAATAATAGGGTTTATTCCTACAGGTATTTTGTCTCTGTTTTGCTTTACTCCAATTGGTGCCTTTTTTATTGAGCATGTATTAGGTGCAAACGAACTCCTAGTAATGGCAAGTTTGGATAGTTTAAACGTTTTTTTATTAATGACACTTGTTTTTCCTTTTATAGACTTTTGTAATGGATTATTAATGGTACGGAACAAAACAAAGGTGATGGTTCTTTCTCAGTCAGCCAATTTACTCTTAACATTTCTTGTTTTAGTCATAACTTCTAGTATTGTTCCATATTGGAACGGGAAAATTGGTGCTATTGCACAATCAATAGGAATGTTAACAGAATTATGTGTATTGGTTTTTATTATATACAGGGTTGAGAAGAAAGTGTGCAATGAAAAACCAGGTAAAAGCAAATATATAAATGGATAAAAATTCTATAAATAAGTTTTTTAACTACATTGAGATGTTATTGAACCGGGTAAACATCTTTCTATGGGGGTCAATCCTGCCAAGCCTGAACTCCTTTTCATGAAGAATGTATGCGCTCACAAAAAATGTTTGGAATAAAAGGTACGGTTATATTCTTAATTATACAAGGTGGACAAAAGAAAGGAATACCGCGGCTATCTTCACCGTATTTAGATATGCAACAATAAAGTCGTTAAATATAAGTTAGCTTCTTCCACAATCGCAATAGGTAAGCGTTTGAAGCTATCTCCGGCATTTCCCCTGCTCCACACGGAACGTGCGAGTTTTCCCCCATTCCGCGCTCCCTTTAACCGAATCTACTTGATCATAAGTTCACCGTTACTTACACTGCAGCGTCCCTCCTAACAGAAGGGATGTTCCCAGGTTCCTATCTGATTGGGGCAATGCACCAATCGTTCTTTCCCGTTAGACTTGGGCTGTTCCTCTACTCCCATTACAGGAGGTTCATCAGTCATGCCCCTATTTATTAAGTAACAATGCCTTATATTATAAATTATCATAAATTCAATTGAAAATTAAAATTTGATTTACATTATTCATCAGTTTCGTGGAGCCGGAAATTGTCTTGCACCATCATATTTGCTAAACGTTTCTTTAAGTAAAATATTTAACACTCTTTATAATGACATTAACATAAATATCCAACATTAAATTTATCATGTTATTAAAAAATCTGGCCCTTTAATGGAAAATTTAAATATAGCCTCAGTCAAAAATCACTCAATTTTTCTTAAACTAAAGCACACTATAGTTCTATAAGAAATTATTAAAAAACAGCAAGATTTTTTGGTATAAAAAGAGGCCACCCATAAGTATGGGCGGCCTCTTTTGTATCTGTTTTACAAAAATGAAAAAAAATAAATATGAACTTTTTTACAGTTTTATTTA
The window above is part of the Metabacillus dongyingensis genome. Proteins encoded here:
- a CDS encoding multi antimicrobial extrusion protein MatE, whose product is MIINGTLTRGENPEVIIASYAIAMSLFGITERLGVLLRNACSALVRDKVSFKVMTIVGAYVLTALMVVSGTIAYTPIGNWVFTTLFGANENMIAQIVDVYQILIIVTFFSAIRCLFQGVIIINRQTKWLTIGMVIRLIVMYLLSLVFINTGHINAKTGAYIFLAGMMIESIISFTEGRILVKKMVDDDKKHTITKKSQIFRFYNPLILSSLIIVMVGPVINVFLGKTNEIELAIASYAIALSITQLFLSFFTYTHQIVLTFYKDHPQKVQRFTLIIGFIPTGILSLFCFTPIGAFFIEHVLGANELLVMASLDSLNVFLLMTLVFPFIDFCNGLLMVRNKTKVMVLSQSANLLLTFLVLVITSSIVPYWNGKIGAIAQSIGMLTELCVLVFIIYRVEKKVCNEKPGKSKYING